The Eptesicus fuscus isolate TK198812 chromosome 17, DD_ASM_mEF_20220401, whole genome shotgun sequence genome has a window encoding:
- the LOC129151988 gene encoding 40S ribosomal protein S29-like, which translates to MGHQKLYWSHPRKFGQGSLSCSVCSNQHGLIGKCGLNMCHQSFRQYPEDIGFISLD; encoded by the coding sequence ATGGGTCACCAGAAACTCTACTGGAGCCATCCGAGAAAATTCGGCCAGGGTTCTCTTTCTTGCAGTGTCTGTTCAAACCAGCACGGTCTGATCGGGAAATGCGGCCTCAACATGTGCCACCAGAGTTTCCGTCAGTACCCGGAGGACATAGGCTTCATTTCGTTGgactaa